One genomic region from Haloterrigena gelatinilytica encodes:
- a CDS encoding universal stress protein — MYERILIPTDGSDVAELAVEHALDIAAQYDAEVHALYVVDTNAVAYSLGAEQVDRIRSGNFQGMTELREDAEAATDYVREQADARGLSVIEHISGGQPHEMIADYAEDHDVDLIVIGSHGRSGVRRALLGSVTERTLRSTTVPVLVVDARADDRE; from the coding sequence ATGTACGAACGCATACTCATTCCGACGGACGGAAGCGACGTTGCGGAACTAGCGGTCGAGCACGCGCTCGACATCGCGGCGCAGTACGACGCCGAGGTCCACGCGTTGTACGTCGTTGACACTAATGCGGTCGCGTACAGTCTAGGCGCCGAACAGGTCGATCGGATCCGATCCGGTAACTTCCAAGGCATGACGGAGCTCCGCGAGGACGCGGAAGCGGCGACCGACTACGTCCGCGAACAGGCGGACGCACGCGGGCTCTCGGTGATCGAACACATCTCGGGGGGACAGCCCCACGAAATGATCGCCGACTACGCCGAAGACCACGACGTCGACCTCATCGTTATCGGGAGCCACGGTCGCTCCGGCGTGAGACGGGCACTGCTCGGGAGCGTCACCGAACGGACGCTCCGATCGACGACGGTTCCGGTACTCGTCGTCGACGCACGAGCGGACGACCGCGAGTAG
- a CDS encoding cupin domain-containing protein, translating into MGKINESDLEWNEYDPKPNDTAFRRKELSTAADADDLGCSLYELPAGKRSWPYHYHTANEEALYVLAGEGLLVAADGEKPLEAGDFASFSADERGGHRVVNDGDDPLRYLMVSTMVEPDVTVYPEMETFGVYVGSPPGGREERTLEGYYRIGDDVDYWE; encoded by the coding sequence ATGGGGAAAATCAACGAGTCGGACCTCGAGTGGAACGAGTACGACCCGAAACCCAACGACACCGCGTTTCGCCGCAAGGAACTCTCGACCGCCGCCGACGCCGACGACCTCGGCTGTAGCCTCTACGAACTCCCGGCGGGGAAGCGCTCGTGGCCCTATCACTACCACACGGCCAACGAGGAGGCGCTGTACGTGCTGGCCGGCGAGGGGCTGCTCGTCGCGGCCGACGGCGAGAAACCGCTCGAGGCGGGAGACTTCGCGAGCTTTTCGGCCGACGAGCGCGGCGGCCATCGGGTCGTCAACGACGGCGACGATCCGCTGCGGTACCTGATGGTCTCGACGATGGTCGAGCCGGATGTGACTGTCTATCCGGAGATGGAGACGTTCGGCGTCTACGTCGGCTCGCCGCCCGGCGGTCGCGAGGAGCGGACGCTCGAGGGCTACTATCGGATCGGCGACGACGTCGATTACTGGGAGTAG
- a CDS encoding tRNA (cytidine(56)-2'-O)-methyltransferase — MHDDSEVAVLRLGHRPGRDERMTTHVGLTARALGADRVLLPDNAGQSKETVADITDRFGGPFGVELTDSPQGIIRNWAGRVVHLTMYGERVQDVEDEIRAAHGDEGQPLLVVVGAEKVPFDVYEEADWNVGVTNQPHSEVAGLAVFLDRLFEGRELERDWEDADRHVIPMETGKRVESTDEE; from the coding sequence ATGCACGACGACAGCGAGGTCGCCGTCCTCCGGCTCGGCCACCGCCCCGGTCGGGACGAGCGGATGACGACCCACGTCGGCCTGACCGCGCGGGCGCTGGGCGCCGACCGCGTCCTCCTGCCCGACAACGCGGGCCAGTCGAAGGAGACCGTCGCGGACATCACCGACCGCTTCGGCGGCCCCTTCGGGGTCGAACTCACCGATTCGCCCCAGGGGATCATCCGCAACTGGGCGGGTCGGGTCGTCCACCTCACGATGTACGGCGAGCGCGTCCAGGACGTCGAGGACGAGATCCGGGCGGCCCACGGCGACGAGGGCCAGCCGCTGCTCGTCGTCGTCGGCGCCGAGAAGGTCCCCTTCGACGTCTACGAGGAAGCCGACTGGAACGTCGGCGTCACCAACCAGCCCCACTCGGAGGTCGCCGGCCTCGCGGTCTTCTTAGACCGGCTGTTCGAGGGGCGAGAACTCGAGCGCGACTGGGAGGACGCCGACCGTCACGTCATTCCGATGGAGACCGGCAAGCGCGTCGAGTCGACTGACGAGGAGTGA
- a CDS encoding class I adenylate-forming enzyme family protein, translating to MDLDDVDPTARAGNVAKLFDETAAHHGDAQAMEHRGERTTHAELRARTAAFAGGLRELGLEPGDRMLLFLPNCPEYLVAALGGFKAGVVFSPVNPQYKRREVAYQLADADAKAIVTHPLLREVVDEALEEADREPTIVTVESEMADRDPDDVFFEDVTGEPTLVERADDDVALLPYTSGTTGDPKGVQLTHRNTRAQMSWPLTTSNVDVDGEDVRSLIWLPLYHITGFTHTALQPLVGGGGLYFRSALEWDAQECMELIEAEGITHFVGVTTMYADMVEADGFGDYDLTSLEAASEGGAKLSTSVQERFEETAGVDVSEGYGLTETHGATHTQLGSSFGLKHGTIGQPLRLTDCKIVDESGDEVAPGEEGELLVRGPAVMKGYHGMPDATERAFTERGYFRTGDVARRDENNYYEIVDRKKHVIVSAGYNVYPSELETLLLEHEAVADVAVIGVPDDRRNEVPKAFVVPAAGVDPGTDVTADELKRYSLDRVAEYKHPREVEFVDELPRTTSGKVQKYKLESGDA from the coding sequence ATGGATCTGGACGACGTCGATCCGACCGCGCGAGCGGGGAACGTCGCGAAGCTGTTCGACGAGACGGCCGCACACCACGGGGACGCCCAGGCGATGGAACACCGCGGCGAGCGGACGACCCACGCCGAGCTCCGGGCGCGGACCGCCGCCTTCGCCGGCGGACTCCGCGAGTTGGGTCTCGAGCCCGGCGATCGCATGCTACTCTTTCTGCCGAACTGTCCGGAGTACCTCGTGGCCGCGCTCGGCGGGTTCAAGGCGGGCGTCGTCTTCTCGCCGGTCAACCCGCAGTACAAGCGCCGCGAGGTCGCCTACCAGCTCGCGGACGCCGACGCGAAGGCGATCGTCACCCACCCGCTGCTCCGGGAGGTCGTCGACGAAGCTCTCGAGGAGGCGGATCGAGAGCCCACGATCGTCACCGTCGAGAGCGAGATGGCGGACCGAGACCCCGACGACGTCTTCTTCGAGGACGTCACCGGCGAGCCGACGCTGGTGGAGCGGGCCGACGACGACGTCGCCCTGCTACCCTACACGTCGGGAACGACGGGCGATCCGAAGGGCGTCCAGCTGACCCACCGAAACACGCGCGCACAGATGAGCTGGCCGCTGACGACCTCCAACGTCGACGTCGACGGCGAGGACGTTCGCAGCCTCATCTGGCTCCCGCTGTATCACATCACCGGCTTCACCCACACCGCGCTCCAGCCGCTCGTCGGCGGCGGGGGGCTGTACTTCCGTAGCGCCCTCGAGTGGGACGCCCAGGAGTGTATGGAACTCATCGAGGCGGAGGGGATCACCCACTTCGTCGGCGTGACGACGATGTACGCGGACATGGTCGAGGCCGACGGCTTCGGCGACTACGACCTGACGAGCCTCGAGGCCGCGTCCGAGGGCGGCGCGAAGCTCTCGACGTCGGTTCAGGAACGGTTCGAGGAGACCGCCGGCGTCGACGTCTCCGAAGGGTACGGGCTCACCGAAACCCACGGCGCCACCCACACCCAACTGGGCTCGTCGTTCGGCCTGAAACACGGGACGATCGGTCAGCCGCTGCGGCTGACCGACTGCAAGATCGTCGACGAGAGCGGCGACGAGGTGGCCCCCGGCGAGGAGGGCGAACTCCTCGTTCGCGGTCCGGCGGTCATGAAGGGGTACCACGGGATGCCCGACGCGACCGAGCGGGCGTTCACCGAGCGCGGCTACTTCCGGACCGGCGACGTCGCCCGACGGGACGAGAACAACTACTACGAGATCGTCGACCGCAAGAAACACGTCATCGTCAGCGCCGGCTACAACGTCTACCCCAGCGAACTCGAGACCCTGCTGTTGGAACACGAGGCCGTCGCGGACGTCGCCGTCATCGGCGTCCCGGACGACCGCCGCAACGAAGTTCCCAAGGCTTTCGTCGTTCCCGCGGCCGGGGTCGACCCGGGAACGGACGTGACCGCCGACGAACTCAAGCGGTACAGCCTCGACCGCGTCGCCGAGTACAAACACCCTCGGGAGGTCGAGTTCGTCGACGAACTCCCCCGGACCACCAGCGGCAAGGTACAGAAGTACAAGCTCGAGTCCGGCGACGCCTGA
- the tfe gene encoding transcription factor E — MAFEDLLEDPVIQKYLHELVGPKGMPVAAAPPDGEVTDEELAEELDLELNDVRRALFILYENDLATYRRLRDEDSGWLTYLWTFEYDNIPENLEDEMYRLHEALEERREYERNHEFYLCEICSIRFEFGEAMDFGFECPECGSPLESMDNDRLVNAMDDRLDALEDELNLEA; from the coding sequence ATGGCTTTTGAGGACCTGCTCGAGGATCCGGTCATCCAGAAGTACTTGCACGAGCTGGTCGGTCCCAAGGGGATGCCCGTCGCGGCGGCGCCGCCGGACGGGGAAGTGACCGACGAGGAGCTCGCGGAGGAGCTGGATCTCGAGTTGAACGACGTGCGGCGGGCGCTGTTTATCCTGTACGAGAACGATCTCGCGACCTACCGACGACTGCGCGACGAGGACTCGGGGTGGCTCACCTACCTCTGGACGTTCGAGTACGACAACATTCCCGAGAACTTAGAAGACGAGATGTACCGCCTCCACGAGGCCCTCGAGGAACGCCGGGAGTACGAGCGTAACCACGAGTTCTACCTCTGTGAAATCTGCTCGATCCGGTTCGAGTTCGGCGAGGCCATGGACTTCGGCTTCGAGTGCCCCGAGTGTGGCTCGCCGCTCGAATCGATGGACAACGATCGGCTCGTCAACGCGATGGACGACCGCCTCGACGCCCTCGAGGACGAACTTAACCTAGAGGCCTGA